From Synoicihabitans lomoniglobus, the proteins below share one genomic window:
- the plsY gene encoding glycerol-3-phosphate 1-O-acyltransferase PlsY — translation MLLPLVITAVVGYLLGALPFGYWLAKAKGVNIMEVGSRNPGATNVKRVLGAKAGNTVFLLDALKGFIATAIPLLFQLGGPAGSSGYDLGGVIGVAAAVLGHSFSCFIGFRGGKGVATAAGGLFVLMPLPCVIAGAAWVATFFISRYVSLASIVAALVIATLPWFLSFGLIINGVATLLGLLVIARHHANISRLLAGTEHRWDRK, via the coding sequence ATGTTACTCCCCCTCGTCATCACTGCGGTCGTCGGCTACCTCCTCGGAGCCCTGCCGTTTGGCTATTGGTTGGCCAAGGCGAAGGGGGTCAACATTATGGAAGTAGGCAGCCGCAATCCGGGTGCCACGAACGTCAAGCGCGTGCTCGGCGCCAAGGCCGGCAACACGGTCTTCCTGCTCGATGCACTCAAGGGCTTCATCGCCACCGCCATACCGTTGCTCTTCCAACTCGGCGGTCCGGCGGGCAGCAGTGGTTACGATCTCGGTGGCGTGATCGGGGTGGCGGCGGCCGTGCTGGGACATTCGTTTTCATGTTTCATCGGATTCCGAGGCGGCAAGGGAGTCGCCACGGCGGCCGGTGGATTGTTCGTCCTGATGCCGCTGCCGTGCGTGATCGCGGGCGCGGCCTGGGTTGCCACATTTTTCATCTCCCGTTATGTATCCCTGGCCTCGATTGTGGCGGCGTTGGTCATCGCGACGCTGCCGTGGTTTTTAAGTTTTGGCCTCATCATCAATGGGGTGGCGACCCTGCTGGGTCTACTCGTCATTGCCCGGCATCACGCCAATATCAGCCGTTTGCTCGCTGGCACGGAGCACCGCTGGGACCGTAAATAA